In one window of Denticeps clupeoides chromosome 2, fDenClu1.1, whole genome shotgun sequence DNA:
- the LOC114773834 gene encoding adhesion G-protein coupled receptor G2-like isoform X2, whose translation MEYHQAASLVSRRMIRLDVPGGASGFWFHAPCLLWLWVLGSPATAYFMQDSKAVLNGCGDFWTLQDHWSIPVLFQMTVCVDVNVVAEGEWTAFTYNSPHTPRHDLALQGDPEFLYVWLLGVKHRFPVRLSPQRWHQICLQRDSRHDRFRLEVGGDPGTYERMVVAHAIPPSGQLLLGCRPQDATPGSSQGRVELYLFRMWADVQDHHSCEDGTVVGWDSRLWGITVPRARAHDEALHCAQTTGGRVAMAVPEVASSATPPFQTGPTPKEPPATPIEATAATLTTPFTPTGPSSSKQITGRTRVKRAKEDNDHHSTYAVFLNITNPNTTITDIQNMICNMSSYCDVQNACTSNTSQAWNNFQAAYVECDGNNQCLHSCMVVLKLNAQVDMGVVSQVMTSLLLNIGHISNTAKMVCGNSCQTGAGFCWTFSDLRFYQICGPQGSCCSKCNEDMAFQCVELHFILTTPLITCNLTQNKCNEDMAFQCEELHFILTTPLITCNLTQNTSSTSAISTSSTDNQITEPPFTTQQSTKQTETEIIERRNTVPEMSYGSSLTVNQTASPGPSESSSAVTPNISTTTVLVNNLLGKTSSSSTLNSHVVEDVVNILEKLVTSELSLNVAKDVLSVVNNLLSASADAVASSANKLIKVVDDLAERLVVQDQSATISTDSLLLSVSKSEGANFSGGSFVISRDPGQQAFNASIRDLGQMSSTNQNWLEPSDQAMIILPASLTSGLSTELQWISRVQVTFFDKPTFFQDNSTKSLSLNSPILGTSVTNVSISGLKDNVNIILRNTKPRGQNNVFCMFWDFSKNNGSGGWNQTGCSLSNNSSDNISICTCNHLTSFAVLLDLNTPENIILTYITYVGCGISAIFLSVTILSYVAFEKIRRDIPSKILIQLCLSLFLLNIVFLMDAWLALYHETPGLCITTAAFLHYFLLASFSWMGLEALHMYLAIIKVFNSYVSRYMLKFSLMGWGIPLVVVIITLTVNKDSYGLVASNGSKDDFCWFKNEVAFYTSVVAYFCIIFLLNLAIFLIVLVQLQRIKRQNPHNNKQRSGMQNLRSVAGLSFLLGLTWGFAFFPGRQVSLAFTYLFTIFNSLQGFFVFVFHCALKENVRRQWRTYLCCGRLRLAENSAWCKTAAHGVKSVTSWTTAPSLHSSISTLTLDQSRHSLGSVYTPELGSTVDEGSLSVSLSDPSGDVVLNDISSRCSCFRPCRMGYNNGHSDPELVD comes from the exons ATGGAGTACCACCAAGCTGCTTCACTAGTCAGCAGAAg GATGATACGTCTGGATGTGCCTGGAGGAGCCTCTGGGTTTTGGTTCCATGCTCCCTGTCTGCTTTGGCTCTGGGTTCTGGGATCTCCAG CCACCGCATATTTCATGCAGGACTCGAAGGCTGTCCTGAATGGTTGCGGTGACTTCTGGACCCTGCAGGACCATTGGAGCATCCCGGTGCTGTTCCAAATGACCGTTTGTGTGGACGTGAATGTGGTGGCCGAGGGGGAATGGACGGCGTTCACCTATAACTCTCCACACACCCCACGGCATGACCTGGCCTTGCAAGGGGACCCCGAGTTCCTCTACGTCTGGCTCCTGGGGGTCAAGCACCGCTTCCCAGTGCGCCTGTCCCCCCAGCGCTGGCATCAGATCTGCCTGCAGCGGGACTCCCGGCACGACCGCTTCCGTCTGGAAGTGGGCGGGGACCCCGGCACGTACGAGCGCATGGTCGTCGCACACGCCATTCCCCCGTCGGGCCAGCTGCTGCTCGGCTGTCGGCCGCAGGACGCCACACCGGGATCCAGTCAGGGGAGGGTGGAGCTCTACCTCTTCCGCATGTGGGCCGACGTGCAGGACCACCACTCCTGTGAAGATGGCACAGTGGTGGGCTGGGACTCGCGCCTCTGGGGAATCACGGTCCCACGTGCGAGGGCCCACGATGAAGCTCTGCACTGCG CACAGACCACAGGGGGCAGAGTTGCCATGGCGGTGCCAG AAGTGGCAAGCTCAGCCACGCCCCCCTTTCAGACTGGCCCGACCCCTAAAGAACCACCAGCCACACCCATCGAGGCCACTGCAGCCACTCTGACCACCCCTTTCACACCAACTGGACCATCTTCATCCAAGCAGA TTACAGGCCGGACTCGGGTGAAACGTGCTAAAGAGGACAATGACCATCACA GTACATATGCTGTGTTTTTGAACATCACAAATCCCAACACAACTATCACAGATATTCAGAACATG ATCTGCAATATGAGTTCGTACTGTGATGTTCa AAACGCGTGTACAAGCAACACAAGTCAAGCATGGAATAACTTTCAG GCAGCTTATGTCGAATGTGACGGTAATAACCAGTG TCTGCACAGCTGCATGGTGGTGCTGAAGCTAAACGCACAAGTGGACATGGGTGTAGTCAGTCAGGTCATGACGTCACTACTGCTGAACATTGGTCACATCAGCAACACTGCAAAAATGG TTTGTGGGAACTCCTGTCAGACAGGTGCTGGGTTTTGCTGGACTTTCTCTGATCTCAGATTTTACCAGATCTGTGGACCTCAAGGCAGCTGTTGTAGCAAATG TAATGAAGATATGGCATTCCAATGCGTGGAGCTTCATTTCATCCTAACCACACCCCTCATCACATGCAACTTGACACAAAACAAATG TAATGAAGATATGGCATTCCAATGCGAGGAGCTTCATTTCATCCTAACCACACCCCTCATCACATGCAACTTGACACAAAACACATCATCAACTTCAGCAATCTCAACGTCATCAACAGATAACCAAATTACTGAACCACCCTTCACTACACAACAAAGCACAAAACAAACCGAGACAGAGATCATCGAAAGACGGAACACAGTCCCAGAAATGTCCTACGGCAGTAGCCTGACCGTAAACCAGACTGCATCGCCAGGGCCCTCAGAATCATCATCAGCTGTAACACCCAACATCTCCACAACTACAG TGTTGGTCAACAACCTCTTAGGCAAGACCAGTtccagttccaccttaaattcaCATGTGGTGGAGGACGTGGTGAATATTCTGGAGAAACTGGTCACCTCAGAACTCAGTTTAAATGTCGCAAAGGACGTATTGTCGGTTGTCAACAACCTTCTGAGTGCTTCAGCAGATGCTGTGGCCTCCTCCGCTAACAA GCTGATCAAAGTAGTGGATGATTTGGCAGAGAGGTTGGTCGTACAGGACCAGAGTGCAACGATCTCAACGGACTCACTGCTCCTCAGCGTGAGTAAATCTGAAGGGGCAAATTTTTCTGGAGGGTCTTTTGTCATCTCCAGGGATCCAGGACAGCAG GCCTTCAACGCCTCCATCAGGGATTTGGGCCAGATGAGCTCAACCAACCAGAACTGGCTGGAGCCCTCTGACCAGGCCATGATCATACTGCCCGCCTCCCTTACCAGTGGTCTCTCTACCGAACTTCAGTGGATATCCAGAGTCCAGGTCACCTTCTTTGATAAGCCGACCTTCTTTCAG GACAATAGCACTAAAAGCTTGAGTCTTAATAGTCCGATTTTGGGGACAAGTGTGACAAATGTGTCTATCAGTGGACTGAAGGACAATGTGAATATCATCCTGAGGAACACTAAACCTCGA GGGCAGAATAATGTCTTCTGCATGTTCTGGGACTTCAGCAAAAACA atgGCTCAGGTGGCTGGAACCAGACTGGCTGTTCACTGAGTAACAACAGTTCTGACAACATTTCCATCTGTACCTGCAACCACCTCACCAGCTTCGCTGTGCTTCTG GATCTCAACACTCCAGAAAATATTATACTCACCTACATCACGTACGTTGGCTGTGGAATCTCTGCCATCTTCCTTTCAGTCACCATCCTGTCTTATGTAGCATTTGA GAAAATCCGCAGGGACATTCCCTCTAAGATCCTGATCCAGTTGTGcctttctctgtttctgctCAACATCGTTTTCTTGATGGATGCCTGGTTGGCGCTCTACCATGAGACGCCAGGCCTCTGCATCACCACTGCCGCCTTCCTGCATTATTTCCTGCTGGCCTCGTTCAGCTGGATGGGCCTGGAGGCCCTCCACATGTACCTGGCCATCATCAAGGTCTTCAACAGCTACGTGTCTCGATACATGCTCAAGTTCTCCCTCATGGGCTGGG GCATCCCGCTTGTTGTGGTCATCATCACGCTCACAGTGAACAAGGACAGCTATGGCCTTGTGGCTAGTAATGGGTCCAAAGATGATTT TTGCTGGTTTAAAAATGAAGTAGCCTTCTACACCAGTGTGGTGGCGTACTTCTGCATCATATTTCTGCTGAACTTGGCCATATTCCTCATCGTCCTGGTGCAGCTGCAGCGCATCAAGCGGCAGAACCCCCACAACAACAAGCAGCGCAGCGGCATGCAGAATCTCCGCAGCGTTGCTGGGCTCTCCTTCCTGCTGGGCCTCACCTGGGGCTTCGCCTTCTTCCCCGGGCGCCAAGTCAGCCTGGCCTTCACCTACCTCTTCACCATCTTCAACTCTCTGCAAG gatttttcgTTTTTGTGTTCCACTGTGCTCTGAAGGAGAACGTTCGGCGCCAGTGGAGAACGTATCTCTGCTGTGGCCGATTGCGACTGGCTGAGAACTCAG CATGGTGCAAAACAGCAGCCCACGGTGTAAAATCAGTAACATCTTGGACAACAGCTCCATCCCTCCACTCGTCCATCTCCACGCTGACCTTGGACCAGTCCAGACACTCGTTAGGGAGTGTTTACACCCCAGAGCTGGGCAGCACTGTCG ATGAAGGCTCCTTGAGTGTTTCTCTGTCAGACCCGAGTGGAGATGTGGTCCTTAATGACATCAGCAGCCGGTGCAG ttgtTTCAGACCTTGCAGAATGGGGTACAATAATGGGCATTCTGATCCAGAACTGGTTGATTG A
- the LOC114773834 gene encoding adhesion G-protein coupled receptor G2-like isoform X1, which produces MEYHQAASLVSRRMIRLDVPGGASGFWFHAPCLLWLWVLGSPATAYFMQDSKAVLNGCGDFWTLQDHWSIPVLFQMTVCVDVNVVAEGEWTAFTYNSPHTPRHDLALQGDPEFLYVWLLGVKHRFPVRLSPQRWHQICLQRDSRHDRFRLEVGGDPGTYERMVVAHAIPPSGQLLLGCRPQDATPGSSQGRVELYLFRMWADVQDHHSCEDGTVVGWDSRLWGITVPRARAHDEALHCAQTTGGRVAMAVPEVASSATPPFQTGPTPKEPPATPIEATAATLTTPFTPTGPSSSKQITGRTRVKRAKEDNDHHSTYAVFLNITNPNTTITDIQNMICNMSSYCDVQNACTSNTSQAWNNFQAAYVECDGNNQCLHSCMVVLKLNAQVDMGVVSQVMTSLLLNIGHISNTAKMVCGNSCQTGAGFCWTFSDLRFYQICGPQGSCCSKCNEDMAFQCVELHFILTTPLITCNLTQNKCNEDMAFQCEELHFILTTPLITCNLTQNTSSTSAISTSSTDNQITEPPFTTQQSTKQTETEIIERRNTVPEMSYGSSLTVNQTASPGPSESSSAVTPNISTTTVLVNNLLGKTSSSSTLNSHVVEDVVNILEKLVTSELSLNVAKDVLSVVNNLLSASADAVASSANKLIKVVDDLAERLVVQDQSATISTDSLLLSVSKSEGANFSGGSFVISRDPGQQAFNASIRDLGQMSSTNQNWLEPSDQAMIILPASLTSGLSTELQWISRVQVTFFDKPTFFQDNSTKSLSLNSPILGTSVTNVSISGLKDNVNIILRNTKPRGQNNVFCMFWDFSKNNGSGGWNQTGCSLSNNSSDNISICTCNHLTSFAVLLDLNTPENIILTYITYVGCGISAIFLSVTILSYVAFEKIRRDIPSKILIQLCLSLFLLNIVFLMDAWLALYHETPGLCITTAAFLHYFLLASFSWMGLEALHMYLAIIKVFNSYVSRYMLKFSLMGWGIPLVVVIITLTVNKDSYGLVASNGSKDDFCWFKNEVAFYTSVVAYFCIIFLLNLAIFLIVLVQLQRIKRQNPHNNKQRSGMQNLRSVAGLSFLLGLTWGFAFFPGRQVSLAFTYLFTIFNSLQGFFVFVFHCALKENVRRQWRTYLCCGRLRLAENSAWCKTAAHGVKSVTSWTTAPSLHSSISTLTLDQSRHSLGSVYTPELGSTVDEGSLSVSLSDPSGDVVLNDISSRCSCFRPCRMGYNNGHSDPELVDW; this is translated from the exons ATGGAGTACCACCAAGCTGCTTCACTAGTCAGCAGAAg GATGATACGTCTGGATGTGCCTGGAGGAGCCTCTGGGTTTTGGTTCCATGCTCCCTGTCTGCTTTGGCTCTGGGTTCTGGGATCTCCAG CCACCGCATATTTCATGCAGGACTCGAAGGCTGTCCTGAATGGTTGCGGTGACTTCTGGACCCTGCAGGACCATTGGAGCATCCCGGTGCTGTTCCAAATGACCGTTTGTGTGGACGTGAATGTGGTGGCCGAGGGGGAATGGACGGCGTTCACCTATAACTCTCCACACACCCCACGGCATGACCTGGCCTTGCAAGGGGACCCCGAGTTCCTCTACGTCTGGCTCCTGGGGGTCAAGCACCGCTTCCCAGTGCGCCTGTCCCCCCAGCGCTGGCATCAGATCTGCCTGCAGCGGGACTCCCGGCACGACCGCTTCCGTCTGGAAGTGGGCGGGGACCCCGGCACGTACGAGCGCATGGTCGTCGCACACGCCATTCCCCCGTCGGGCCAGCTGCTGCTCGGCTGTCGGCCGCAGGACGCCACACCGGGATCCAGTCAGGGGAGGGTGGAGCTCTACCTCTTCCGCATGTGGGCCGACGTGCAGGACCACCACTCCTGTGAAGATGGCACAGTGGTGGGCTGGGACTCGCGCCTCTGGGGAATCACGGTCCCACGTGCGAGGGCCCACGATGAAGCTCTGCACTGCG CACAGACCACAGGGGGCAGAGTTGCCATGGCGGTGCCAG AAGTGGCAAGCTCAGCCACGCCCCCCTTTCAGACTGGCCCGACCCCTAAAGAACCACCAGCCACACCCATCGAGGCCACTGCAGCCACTCTGACCACCCCTTTCACACCAACTGGACCATCTTCATCCAAGCAGA TTACAGGCCGGACTCGGGTGAAACGTGCTAAAGAGGACAATGACCATCACA GTACATATGCTGTGTTTTTGAACATCACAAATCCCAACACAACTATCACAGATATTCAGAACATG ATCTGCAATATGAGTTCGTACTGTGATGTTCa AAACGCGTGTACAAGCAACACAAGTCAAGCATGGAATAACTTTCAG GCAGCTTATGTCGAATGTGACGGTAATAACCAGTG TCTGCACAGCTGCATGGTGGTGCTGAAGCTAAACGCACAAGTGGACATGGGTGTAGTCAGTCAGGTCATGACGTCACTACTGCTGAACATTGGTCACATCAGCAACACTGCAAAAATGG TTTGTGGGAACTCCTGTCAGACAGGTGCTGGGTTTTGCTGGACTTTCTCTGATCTCAGATTTTACCAGATCTGTGGACCTCAAGGCAGCTGTTGTAGCAAATG TAATGAAGATATGGCATTCCAATGCGTGGAGCTTCATTTCATCCTAACCACACCCCTCATCACATGCAACTTGACACAAAACAAATG TAATGAAGATATGGCATTCCAATGCGAGGAGCTTCATTTCATCCTAACCACACCCCTCATCACATGCAACTTGACACAAAACACATCATCAACTTCAGCAATCTCAACGTCATCAACAGATAACCAAATTACTGAACCACCCTTCACTACACAACAAAGCACAAAACAAACCGAGACAGAGATCATCGAAAGACGGAACACAGTCCCAGAAATGTCCTACGGCAGTAGCCTGACCGTAAACCAGACTGCATCGCCAGGGCCCTCAGAATCATCATCAGCTGTAACACCCAACATCTCCACAACTACAG TGTTGGTCAACAACCTCTTAGGCAAGACCAGTtccagttccaccttaaattcaCATGTGGTGGAGGACGTGGTGAATATTCTGGAGAAACTGGTCACCTCAGAACTCAGTTTAAATGTCGCAAAGGACGTATTGTCGGTTGTCAACAACCTTCTGAGTGCTTCAGCAGATGCTGTGGCCTCCTCCGCTAACAA GCTGATCAAAGTAGTGGATGATTTGGCAGAGAGGTTGGTCGTACAGGACCAGAGTGCAACGATCTCAACGGACTCACTGCTCCTCAGCGTGAGTAAATCTGAAGGGGCAAATTTTTCTGGAGGGTCTTTTGTCATCTCCAGGGATCCAGGACAGCAG GCCTTCAACGCCTCCATCAGGGATTTGGGCCAGATGAGCTCAACCAACCAGAACTGGCTGGAGCCCTCTGACCAGGCCATGATCATACTGCCCGCCTCCCTTACCAGTGGTCTCTCTACCGAACTTCAGTGGATATCCAGAGTCCAGGTCACCTTCTTTGATAAGCCGACCTTCTTTCAG GACAATAGCACTAAAAGCTTGAGTCTTAATAGTCCGATTTTGGGGACAAGTGTGACAAATGTGTCTATCAGTGGACTGAAGGACAATGTGAATATCATCCTGAGGAACACTAAACCTCGA GGGCAGAATAATGTCTTCTGCATGTTCTGGGACTTCAGCAAAAACA atgGCTCAGGTGGCTGGAACCAGACTGGCTGTTCACTGAGTAACAACAGTTCTGACAACATTTCCATCTGTACCTGCAACCACCTCACCAGCTTCGCTGTGCTTCTG GATCTCAACACTCCAGAAAATATTATACTCACCTACATCACGTACGTTGGCTGTGGAATCTCTGCCATCTTCCTTTCAGTCACCATCCTGTCTTATGTAGCATTTGA GAAAATCCGCAGGGACATTCCCTCTAAGATCCTGATCCAGTTGTGcctttctctgtttctgctCAACATCGTTTTCTTGATGGATGCCTGGTTGGCGCTCTACCATGAGACGCCAGGCCTCTGCATCACCACTGCCGCCTTCCTGCATTATTTCCTGCTGGCCTCGTTCAGCTGGATGGGCCTGGAGGCCCTCCACATGTACCTGGCCATCATCAAGGTCTTCAACAGCTACGTGTCTCGATACATGCTCAAGTTCTCCCTCATGGGCTGGG GCATCCCGCTTGTTGTGGTCATCATCACGCTCACAGTGAACAAGGACAGCTATGGCCTTGTGGCTAGTAATGGGTCCAAAGATGATTT TTGCTGGTTTAAAAATGAAGTAGCCTTCTACACCAGTGTGGTGGCGTACTTCTGCATCATATTTCTGCTGAACTTGGCCATATTCCTCATCGTCCTGGTGCAGCTGCAGCGCATCAAGCGGCAGAACCCCCACAACAACAAGCAGCGCAGCGGCATGCAGAATCTCCGCAGCGTTGCTGGGCTCTCCTTCCTGCTGGGCCTCACCTGGGGCTTCGCCTTCTTCCCCGGGCGCCAAGTCAGCCTGGCCTTCACCTACCTCTTCACCATCTTCAACTCTCTGCAAG gatttttcgTTTTTGTGTTCCACTGTGCTCTGAAGGAGAACGTTCGGCGCCAGTGGAGAACGTATCTCTGCTGTGGCCGATTGCGACTGGCTGAGAACTCAG CATGGTGCAAAACAGCAGCCCACGGTGTAAAATCAGTAACATCTTGGACAACAGCTCCATCCCTCCACTCGTCCATCTCCACGCTGACCTTGGACCAGTCCAGACACTCGTTAGGGAGTGTTTACACCCCAGAGCTGGGCAGCACTGTCG ATGAAGGCTCCTTGAGTGTTTCTCTGTCAGACCCGAGTGGAGATGTGGTCCTTAATGACATCAGCAGCCGGTGCAG ttgtTTCAGACCTTGCAGAATGGGGTACAATAATGGGCATTCTGATCCAGAACTGGTTGATTGGTAG
- the LOC114773834 gene encoding adhesion G-protein coupled receptor G2-like isoform X5, protein MEYHQAASLVSRRMIRLDVPGGASGFWFHAPCLLWLWVLGSPATAYFMQDSKAVLNGCGDFWTLQDHWSIPVLFQMTVCVDVNVVAEGEWTAFTYNSPHTPRHDLALQGDPEFLYVWLLGVKHRFPVRLSPQRWHQICLQRDSRHDRFRLEVGGDPGTYERMVVAHAIPPSGQLLLGCRPQDATPGSSQGRVELYLFRMWADVQDHHSCEDGTVVGWDSRLWGITVPRARAHDEALHCAQTTGGRVAMAVPEVASSATPPFQTGPTPKEPPATPIEATAATLTTPFTPTGPSSSKQITGRTRVKRAKEDNDHHSTYAVFLNITNPNTTITDIQNMICNMSSYCDVQNACTSNTSQAWNNFQAAYVECDGNNQCLHSCMVVLKLNAQVDMGVVSQVMTSLLLNIGHISNTAKMVCGNSCQTGAGFCWTFSDLRFYQICGPQGSCCSKCNEDMAFQCVELHFILTTPLITCNLTQNKCNEDMAFQCEELHFILTTPLITCNLTQNTSSTSAISTSSTDNQITEPPFTTQQSTKQTETEIIERRNTVPEMSYGSSLTVNQTASPGPSESSSAVTPNISTTTVLVNNLLGKTSSSSTLNSHVVEDVVNILEKLVTSELSLNVAKDVLSVVNNLLSASADAVASSANKLIKVVDDLAERLVVQDQSATISTDSLLLSAFNASIRDLGQMSSTNQNWLEPSDQAMIILPASLTSGLSTELQWISRVQVTFFDKPTFFQDNSTKSLSLNSPILGTSVTNVSISGLKDNVNIILRNTKPRGQNNVFCMFWDFSKNNGSGGWNQTGCSLSNNSSDNISICTCNHLTSFAVLLDLNTPENIILTYITYVGCGISAIFLSVTILSYVAFEKIRRDIPSKILIQLCLSLFLLNIVFLMDAWLALYHETPGLCITTAAFLHYFLLASFSWMGLEALHMYLAIIKVFNSYVSRYMLKFSLMGWGIPLVVVIITLTVNKDSYGLVASNGSKDDFCWFKNEVAFYTSVVAYFCIIFLLNLAIFLIVLVQLQRIKRQNPHNNKQRSGMQNLRSVAGLSFLLGLTWGFAFFPGRQVSLAFTYLFTIFNSLQGFFVFVFHCALKENVRRQWRTYLCCGRLRLAENSAWCKTAAHGVKSVTSWTTAPSLHSSISTLTLDQSRHSLGSVYTPELGSTVDEGSLSVSLSDPSGDVVLNDISSRCSCFRPCRMGYNNGHSDPELVDW, encoded by the exons ATGGAGTACCACCAAGCTGCTTCACTAGTCAGCAGAAg GATGATACGTCTGGATGTGCCTGGAGGAGCCTCTGGGTTTTGGTTCCATGCTCCCTGTCTGCTTTGGCTCTGGGTTCTGGGATCTCCAG CCACCGCATATTTCATGCAGGACTCGAAGGCTGTCCTGAATGGTTGCGGTGACTTCTGGACCCTGCAGGACCATTGGAGCATCCCGGTGCTGTTCCAAATGACCGTTTGTGTGGACGTGAATGTGGTGGCCGAGGGGGAATGGACGGCGTTCACCTATAACTCTCCACACACCCCACGGCATGACCTGGCCTTGCAAGGGGACCCCGAGTTCCTCTACGTCTGGCTCCTGGGGGTCAAGCACCGCTTCCCAGTGCGCCTGTCCCCCCAGCGCTGGCATCAGATCTGCCTGCAGCGGGACTCCCGGCACGACCGCTTCCGTCTGGAAGTGGGCGGGGACCCCGGCACGTACGAGCGCATGGTCGTCGCACACGCCATTCCCCCGTCGGGCCAGCTGCTGCTCGGCTGTCGGCCGCAGGACGCCACACCGGGATCCAGTCAGGGGAGGGTGGAGCTCTACCTCTTCCGCATGTGGGCCGACGTGCAGGACCACCACTCCTGTGAAGATGGCACAGTGGTGGGCTGGGACTCGCGCCTCTGGGGAATCACGGTCCCACGTGCGAGGGCCCACGATGAAGCTCTGCACTGCG CACAGACCACAGGGGGCAGAGTTGCCATGGCGGTGCCAG AAGTGGCAAGCTCAGCCACGCCCCCCTTTCAGACTGGCCCGACCCCTAAAGAACCACCAGCCACACCCATCGAGGCCACTGCAGCCACTCTGACCACCCCTTTCACACCAACTGGACCATCTTCATCCAAGCAGA TTACAGGCCGGACTCGGGTGAAACGTGCTAAAGAGGACAATGACCATCACA GTACATATGCTGTGTTTTTGAACATCACAAATCCCAACACAACTATCACAGATATTCAGAACATG ATCTGCAATATGAGTTCGTACTGTGATGTTCa AAACGCGTGTACAAGCAACACAAGTCAAGCATGGAATAACTTTCAG GCAGCTTATGTCGAATGTGACGGTAATAACCAGTG TCTGCACAGCTGCATGGTGGTGCTGAAGCTAAACGCACAAGTGGACATGGGTGTAGTCAGTCAGGTCATGACGTCACTACTGCTGAACATTGGTCACATCAGCAACACTGCAAAAATGG TTTGTGGGAACTCCTGTCAGACAGGTGCTGGGTTTTGCTGGACTTTCTCTGATCTCAGATTTTACCAGATCTGTGGACCTCAAGGCAGCTGTTGTAGCAAATG TAATGAAGATATGGCATTCCAATGCGTGGAGCTTCATTTCATCCTAACCACACCCCTCATCACATGCAACTTGACACAAAACAAATG TAATGAAGATATGGCATTCCAATGCGAGGAGCTTCATTTCATCCTAACCACACCCCTCATCACATGCAACTTGACACAAAACACATCATCAACTTCAGCAATCTCAACGTCATCAACAGATAACCAAATTACTGAACCACCCTTCACTACACAACAAAGCACAAAACAAACCGAGACAGAGATCATCGAAAGACGGAACACAGTCCCAGAAATGTCCTACGGCAGTAGCCTGACCGTAAACCAGACTGCATCGCCAGGGCCCTCAGAATCATCATCAGCTGTAACACCCAACATCTCCACAACTACAG TGTTGGTCAACAACCTCTTAGGCAAGACCAGTtccagttccaccttaaattcaCATGTGGTGGAGGACGTGGTGAATATTCTGGAGAAACTGGTCACCTCAGAACTCAGTTTAAATGTCGCAAAGGACGTATTGTCGGTTGTCAACAACCTTCTGAGTGCTTCAGCAGATGCTGTGGCCTCCTCCGCTAACAA GCTGATCAAAGTAGTGGATGATTTGGCAGAGAGGTTGGTCGTACAGGACCAGAGTGCAACGATCTCAACGGACTCACTGCTCCTCAGC GCCTTCAACGCCTCCATCAGGGATTTGGGCCAGATGAGCTCAACCAACCAGAACTGGCTGGAGCCCTCTGACCAGGCCATGATCATACTGCCCGCCTCCCTTACCAGTGGTCTCTCTACCGAACTTCAGTGGATATCCAGAGTCCAGGTCACCTTCTTTGATAAGCCGACCTTCTTTCAG GACAATAGCACTAAAAGCTTGAGTCTTAATAGTCCGATTTTGGGGACAAGTGTGACAAATGTGTCTATCAGTGGACTGAAGGACAATGTGAATATCATCCTGAGGAACACTAAACCTCGA GGGCAGAATAATGTCTTCTGCATGTTCTGGGACTTCAGCAAAAACA atgGCTCAGGTGGCTGGAACCAGACTGGCTGTTCACTGAGTAACAACAGTTCTGACAACATTTCCATCTGTACCTGCAACCACCTCACCAGCTTCGCTGTGCTTCTG GATCTCAACACTCCAGAAAATATTATACTCACCTACATCACGTACGTTGGCTGTGGAATCTCTGCCATCTTCCTTTCAGTCACCATCCTGTCTTATGTAGCATTTGA GAAAATCCGCAGGGACATTCCCTCTAAGATCCTGATCCAGTTGTGcctttctctgtttctgctCAACATCGTTTTCTTGATGGATGCCTGGTTGGCGCTCTACCATGAGACGCCAGGCCTCTGCATCACCACTGCCGCCTTCCTGCATTATTTCCTGCTGGCCTCGTTCAGCTGGATGGGCCTGGAGGCCCTCCACATGTACCTGGCCATCATCAAGGTCTTCAACAGCTACGTGTCTCGATACATGCTCAAGTTCTCCCTCATGGGCTGGG GCATCCCGCTTGTTGTGGTCATCATCACGCTCACAGTGAACAAGGACAGCTATGGCCTTGTGGCTAGTAATGGGTCCAAAGATGATTT TTGCTGGTTTAAAAATGAAGTAGCCTTCTACACCAGTGTGGTGGCGTACTTCTGCATCATATTTCTGCTGAACTTGGCCATATTCCTCATCGTCCTGGTGCAGCTGCAGCGCATCAAGCGGCAGAACCCCCACAACAACAAGCAGCGCAGCGGCATGCAGAATCTCCGCAGCGTTGCTGGGCTCTCCTTCCTGCTGGGCCTCACCTGGGGCTTCGCCTTCTTCCCCGGGCGCCAAGTCAGCCTGGCCTTCACCTACCTCTTCACCATCTTCAACTCTCTGCAAG gatttttcgTTTTTGTGTTCCACTGTGCTCTGAAGGAGAACGTTCGGCGCCAGTGGAGAACGTATCTCTGCTGTGGCCGATTGCGACTGGCTGAGAACTCAG CATGGTGCAAAACAGCAGCCCACGGTGTAAAATCAGTAACATCTTGGACAACAGCTCCATCCCTCCACTCGTCCATCTCCACGCTGACCTTGGACCAGTCCAGACACTCGTTAGGGAGTGTTTACACCCCAGAGCTGGGCAGCACTGTCG ATGAAGGCTCCTTGAGTGTTTCTCTGTCAGACCCGAGTGGAGATGTGGTCCTTAATGACATCAGCAGCCGGTGCAG ttgtTTCAGACCTTGCAGAATGGGGTACAATAATGGGCATTCTGATCCAGAACTGGTTGATTGGTAG